gggattagtgggggattcaaatttctcttggtggaagtgtagatcggggccttctcaaccaatccctagagaatcaacaagtttgattggctagggaaggagatcgggcgaaaatggagcttggagcaacaatggagcttagaggtagaagaggtggtcaactagaggaggaagacaccccttatatagtggaagaacaaatccaaccgttaaccaccaactcagcctgcgcaacgcggtactaccgtacctgaggcgcggtactaccgcaggggcacgcggtactaccaCAGGGCCCCGCTGTACTACCGCCCACGCAACAGAGACCAGAACAGCCTAAATGCACTAAAGCAGAGGGCGGTAGTATTgctggcacggtactaccgcaaggcaggggttGTCCAGAgatgggaaggcacggatataaaaaattacatccgtggctacttccgcagagttggagtcgatgcaaaaacccgacgcggtagtaccgtaagccagcagcggtactaccgcgcgaggcgcggatgtaaaaaattacatccgccccttactgccgcgtacttgcggaactaagtcagataccacggtactaccgcgccctgtgcgcggtactaccgtgatGGGTGCCGGCCACCAGCGAGAGGATGGCAATATCTGTACTGCGGCCACAGTACTACCGCTtactagaagcggtactaccgtgggcccTTGCGGTACTATCGCACCagcaggcggtactaccgctctaaggagcagtactaccgcacgccctagttcagcaagcaagagcaatatttgcatagacaaggaaaacataggatactccaaaggctagaggaaaggaggtgcaaaggaagatgtgtatgtgatgaatccacccaacctttccaacgcggaccccctcttaatagtacggcttccctacAACTCAATAGCACCGAAAAGAAccgaagagaaacgccgtcttccatagccttcgaggggaaccaaatcatcttgtgcctagtcaatatatctgaaatattcgatgcacatgattggtccgcaaaagcattgtcatcaatcaccaaaaccaactaagggataaaaatgcccttacatTAGGCATCCGATCCGCCAAACAGGAACGACCCGCTCGCATCGCCGGCTCTCGGCACCTCCAACGACTCACGTTCAGATGCTCCGAAGCCACCAATAGCGCACCCTCTATAGCGTTTGTGATGcattttcattttttttttgaataagagcatctccactcgAACGCCTCGAACTCGTCTCATACGTCCGGACTAGCCGCCTTGTTAGTGATCGGTCACGAAGTTTCGACATAGACGGTCGCCTCAAACGGGTCTCAAACACCCGGACTGACCAGCACCCCttatatccagcccaaatatgggggcTCCTGGGCGCGTCCGCCACGTCGGACTCGGCCCACGCTTTGCCACCGGACCCCACATATACTCATCCCCTTCCGTTCGTCTGACCAAACACTAGCCACTTCACTTCAATCTCCTCCGCCACCCAAGCTCCTGTCTAGCGATCTTCGGCCATCTATGTCGAAACTTCTCCACCATGgccaaacatgccaaattttggTAGTCCGATAGCATGTTGTAGTAGCCAGACGATGTAGCATCATTTACATAGTTGCATGGGTTTGTATGGATTGAAGATATGCTAATTGAGGTGTCCGATTGTGAGATTGGAAATTTGAGGCTTAACCAGTTAGTGTCCGCGGGTATTTGAGGGGTCGGATTTGCAaagtccggttgtagatgctctaatatGTATATTTCTCGCAAAAAAATGTATATTTCTCAAGATAAAAACAGGCAACAATATTATACGAATGGAGGTCGGTAATACAGTATCATAATTGATCTACCTGTAAGGGTCAAAAATAGAAATTTCACGCCTATTTCTACAACGCCATTTATCAATAAACACCTATCGCGAAAGGAAGTGTCAAGATCGTTTTTCAGCTCCCAAGACTGACTTCCCTACGATCCTCTTCTTTTATCATTCTTCTCTTTGATATTCTGTACACAAAAACTTCCTGTAGTTAATTCAATCAATCCCATTGTGCCTCTAGTATGACACTGGCAAGTGGATCTCTTGAAGGAAACATGTCATACAATCCGGTGTTTGTGAGCAGGCAACATCAGAATTAACTGCCTCCCTTCTGCTTGAGGGTAATCTTATCTCCCAAGCTGAGCGCGATTCCTTGTGTCTTGCTCCTTATTCTGATGTAACCACTAAGCTTGCCATCGACTTGCTTCTCAATGCTGATGTTCACCAAAGCATCTTCTCCGAACACACTCTTGGCATAAAGATTAGCAGCAATGTAACCGCATTCCCCGTCAAGCGCAGACCTGGTTTCAGAAATTCCATTACAGACGTAATCAGATAAACAATGGACTGCACAACCTAACCAGCTATCCTCAAGAGCAGAATCACCTTATCAAAAACAGCTGTCAAAATTCTAATGCATCAAAATAACCAAAACTGATGCCCCATTTATATGTCATGCATGACTATGTGAGCACCATAAATGCTTCGGTTTGTGCAATTTTATGCTCATTTGTCAGTTATATAATATGAAAGCAGCTCATAATTTTTTTTCGGATTAATCCTACACAGAAATTAGGAATCTTAGCATTGAGTTTATGAAAGAAATGTTGAGTTTAGGAATCTTAACAGGTCATCActgaacactgaaataggcactCACAACTGAAGTCTACGTCTCAAGTGTTTAAACCATATTCTACATGCGTAAATTAAATTAAATTATTCACGCATCTGACTAATGACCGCACACATATTGGTACCATGTAAAAGTGTACATGCCTTGTACATGTAAACATATACTCCACAAACAACTATGCCAGTACATAACAAAGCACTCATAATTCTTGTTTGCAAGGCAGCATACGAAGTCCATTGTGTAAAACTTACGGTGGTGTTAGACACTTCATATTTGTTGACTTGATAACATGATTCAAAAATTTCTTCTCATCTTGAATTACAGTATTCACTGCAACCTGATAAAAGGACACATAAAGATGTAGTAAAAAACTGAAATACGAAATAACAAGAAATCTGTAAACACAATACAAAGGGGCAACATGACAATTCAAATGCACTACATATGAGCCAGACGAAATGACAGAGCACAACATTTAGAGAAGGTTTTCAAAGCAAATAATAATAACAATAAAGTCAACCAAAGTAAAAGTTAAGAAGTCTGATATAAAGAACTCACACAAGCACGATTGATAAGAAATAACCCACAAAGTAGTTTAAGATAATGACTGCTTCAGCAACAGAGGTCAGGAGCTAAAAGGCAACAGTATTTCAGCAAATAACTAGAGCTTATTGCTTAAAGTTTCTCATTGCAGCTTTGATTTGGGGGATATAAGTCTATGACCTACTTGCCATGAATTATGGGATAATAATAGTGTAGTAGAGTAAGCTACCTAAAGCAATTGGTCAAGTCAAGAGACATTAAATCTAATAGATATTTACAGGTATCTTGGCTACATGAACAAAAAAAAACGATTAAGCAAATTTTGTAATCAGCTGAGGTAACTTGCTACAAAGAATGGGGAACATCGTGCAGATGAAGTTTCCCAAGGACTCCATTGCGCAAAGAAAGAAGCATATTACCTTGTTTTCCCACTCAAATTCTGCCCACATGTTCCGGAAAGTAACATCTGCGCACGTAGCAGGTGAGATGTAATCCATGATGTCAATGTGAATATCATTTAGGACAACCACTGATCGTTCCATCACATTGGATGTCTCATAAACAATGTTCCCAAATATGACTCCAGTTTCTGTTGAAGAAACCTTGATATTGGCACGTACTTGCTTGCTTGACTCAGGAGCCAAAGTATAGTTCTGAGGACGGTCAACAAGTTTGAGGTCTCCCATGGTAGCTAGTTCCAAACACAGGTTCTGAAGTGTCTCCTTTGTGCGGTTAACGACAGTAACGTCAAGTACAATATCATAATGATGAACTGTCACAAATGCTTCAGCATATACAGGATCACTGAACCCAGTCAACTGAAGAATGCGATTAAGTCTATTTGCATCATCTGTTTCCTTGGTGAATCCACCAGTTGCAGCCTTCAAATCATCTTGGACCTCGTCCTCCAACTCAAGCTGGCTCATGCCCTAGGAAACAAAATAGAAAATGCCAAGTTTGTTTTAACAAGGGGATGAACAGATATAAAGCAGCACGCTAGCAAGTTGTGGCAATTATGAGCTCACCGTCCAAGACAATACACAATGATACAGATAATTTCTACTGAAGCTTTGCTATATACTACATCCGTCAGGAAATACTTGTCgctcaaacggatgtatctagatgtattttactgctagatacatccgtttgagcgacaagtatttccggacggagggagtacaacgctaAGATAAACCCTTTTGTTTAGAAGCAATTGGTCCATTTCACGTGTATCAACCTAACATGCGTAAAACCTGTCTTGATCAGTAGGTTTTCTATCCAGTCAAAGAAGATAAAGGTTTCCTAACTATCCTCCTAGAAAAATCTAGACAACCTGACATTTGGCGAGTATACCAAATCCAATAAACACACATAAACCTAAACCATTCATGTTCAAACAAGGGTATTAACAACTGAACAACAGCAGCAAATTAAAACACACATTAGTGAACTACCACGTGTAATACTGTGGTATACAAAAAAGAGTGTGAGAAAAGCTAATCAAGCTTTCTTTAAAACCCAAATGCATTGAAAGATGCTAAAAGAAATTGGGCGAGGACTTCTAGGACTACTGGGCAAGTAAAAATGTTACCAGACATGGTATACACGTATCATTCTTAAGGATCAAGAGACTAATGCTGACTGTACAGCAATTACAAAATCCATTTTGCCTGGATGCAAGATAAGAATACTCCATATGCTATGCAGTAGCACCAAGTAATGCATTTACTGTTAGAAGCTTGGAAATAGAATGGTTGTAAAGCCAGCTGCCAATTAAGCATTAGCCAAAGAAAATGGGGCAATTTCCATAGGGCAAAAGCAACAACTGATAAGTAGTTTTTACTTACCTTTCTGCTCTTGAGGTGGTAGAAGTCAATAAGATCATCTGGCTGGGCATGAGAGATCTGTGCCTTGGCCCTCATCTCCTCTGTCTCCCTGaattgcttctcagcaagcatcTTCGCAAAACTCTGTCTACATGATTGCAACCAAATCCTCCTCACATCATCACCAGTATTGCAAAGCAACCTCACACAAAGCACAATCCTGTCATATGAATCATTATCAATCGGTTGGGGAAGGTAGGAGGATAGTCCCAGCTGCAGAATAGACGTCATGACCAGCAAGGCCCCAGTACAGGCCTTGTTTGCTTCAACCTTCGATGGCTGCACCTCCTCCAGCCTTAGTACCAGTTTGGTAAGGGTATATGCCACAACTGCAGCTAAGAAAAAATCGCCTGACAGAATGAGTGATCTGAGATTTAGGGTCGATGCTAATGATCCAGGAGTAACTGATGGAGTCGAAATGGCCTCGGTAGCAGCACTCTGTGTGGCATAAGTGCCATCTGCAAGAACAACAGGCCGCCTGGAAGACACAGTGACAGAGTTCACCACCGGCTGGGCTGGCTTGGAGGAATCAGCTGACTCCCCTTCCTCTGAGATAGTGAAGAATGGTAGATCCCCAAGGCACTGCTTGATAGTGGCAATGGCGCTTTCGACCTCTGATAAAGATAGGGAGTACTCACCAAGGATCCAGAGAGCGATTGAGCAGACACGGGATGCCCGGATCTGGTAGAAGGTATCACTCAGCCTCTGTATCATGGACACACACAGCTTGGGATTAGTCTCAATGATCTCACGCACAAATAACACAACATCAACTGCCGCAGCGACATTAGTGTCACCAAGGAAGTCCATGAGAAGGTGCACCACCGATCCAGCCACCTCTGGGTATTCCACAGCACATGCATGAATCGCTTGCACCAGCATCTGACGGTACTCACCACCCTTCTCAAGCTCCCCTGATTGTGTCTTGACCACCTCCTTCTTGAGATAAAGCACCACCTCCTCCACATTACGAAGAGTGAGCAGATCGAGCACCAAATCCAGCACCTTCCTCTTCACATCCAAATTCGGGCTGGCAAGTGCAC
The Aegilops tauschii subsp. strangulata cultivar AL8/78 chromosome 3, Aet v6.0, whole genome shotgun sequence genome window above contains:
- the LOC109777064 gene encoding coatomer subunit beta-2, with the translated sequence MDKPSTLLVHFDKGSAAMANEIKADLEGSDVAAKVEAMKRAVMLLLNGETLPTLFITIVRYVLPSEDHTIQKLLLLYLEIIDKRDAAGRVLPEMILICQNLRNNLQHPNEYIRGVTLRFLCRLSEPEVLEPLVPSILENLEHRHHFIRRHALSAISAIYRLPQGDQLIPDAPELVERALASEQDASARRNAFVMLCLCGTERAVAYLLSNAERVMEWPDLLQMAAVDLIRKVCRPPNRADKGRYIKIIFSLRSSPSTAVLYECAGAIVSLSSAPTAVRAAAETYCQLLSSQSDNNVRLILLDRLNELHTSHRDVMVDVVMDVLRALASPNLDVKRKVLDLVLDLLTLRNVEEVVLYLKKEVVKTQSGELEKGGEYRQMLVQAIHACAVEYPEVAGSVVHLLMDFLGDTNVAAAVDVVLFVREIIETNPKLCVSMIQRLSDTFYQIRASRVCSIALWILGEYSLSLSEVESAIATIKQCLGDLPFFTISEEGESADSSKPAQPVVNSVTVSSRRPVVLADGTYATQSAATEAISTPSVTPGSLASTLNLRSLILSGDFFLAAVVAYTLTKLVLRLEEVQPSKVEANKACTGALLVMTSILQLGLSSYLPQPIDNDSYDRIVLCVRLLCNTGDDVRRIWLQSCRQSFAKMLAEKQFRETEEMRAKAQISHAQPDDLIDFYHLKSRKGMSQLELEDEVQDDLKAATGGFTKETDDANRLNRILQLTGFSDPVYAEAFVTVHHYDIVLDVTVVNRTKETLQNLCLELATMGDLKLVDRPQNYTLAPESSKQVRANIKVSSTETGVIFGNIVYETSNVMERSVVVLNDIHIDIMDYISPATCADVTFRNMWAEFEWENKVAVNTVIQDEKKFLNHVIKSTNMKCLTPPSALDGECGYIAANLYAKSVFGEDALVNISIEKQVDGKLSGYIRIRSKTQGIALSLGDKITLKQKGGS